GAACACCACGGCCACCAGCGCGGTGTCCAGGACCCACGGGCGGTCCTCGTCGATCCGGCTCAGGCGCCGCGCGGCTCGCGCCATGCCGGCGATCAGCCGGTTCCCGGCGAGGGCTTCGAGGCCGGAGAGCGAGGGATCCGGGGCAAGGGCGGTCGCGGCGGTCACCCGTCCATAGTCGGCGAGGACCGCCGGTCGGCGGCCGAGGCGAGCGTGCGCCTTGCCGTCGGTCATCCGTTCGGACGGATGCCCTCGCGCGACGGGCCGCAAGCCGACCGACCGACCCCGGACGGCGGACGGCGCACGCCCAGGCCCGGACGGCGGACGGCGCACGCCCAGGCCCGGACGGCGGACGGCGCACGCCCAGGCCCGGACGGCGGACGGCGCACGCAGGTCCGGGCGGCGCAGGGCGCACGCAGATCCGGTCAGCCGGGCATCATGCCGAGCTGGCGCATCATCGCGACCGAGTCCCAGCTCCACCATCCTTCCTTGACCATGCCGTCCTCGAACCGGAAGATCGTCATCCCGGCGGCCTCCAAGGATTTCCCGCTGGCCGGCATCCCCATGTACTCCCCGATGTGCGTGCCGCGCCACATCCAGCGGCTGGCCACCTGATCACCCTCGGCCAGTTGGCTCTGCACCTCGAAGGTGAAGTCGAACGCCTTGCGGTATCCCTCGACCATCGCCTTGACGGCCGCCGGTCCGACCGTGTCGCCGTCCATCGAGGGGTCGTGGTCGCGGTAGTCCGCCGCAAGGCACTGGTCGATCGCCGACATGTCCCCTGTCGGCGGCTCCACCAGCAGCCTGCGGGCCGTCTCCTTGAGGAGTTGCTCGTCACGCACCAGGTCGAGGTTGGTGAAGGTGGGGGCTCCTGGCAGAGCCCCACCATCTCCCGGAAGATCCGGTCGGTCTCCGGCAGACCGGAGTTCCGCATGGCCGCCTCGTACGACGGGAACTCGACGATCTCCACGATGTGCCGGGCGTCCGCCCGGTCGGCACCGACCATCGTGTGGGTGGCGGTGCGCCTGCCCTGGGTCTGCTCGATCCAGGTGTCCATCAGCCGGTTGAGCTCGTCCGGCTGCTCGGTACGGCACTCGACGATCTGTACAAAGGTCATCGGGACCTCCGTTCGCGCCCCCTGGTCTCCCCGTCCGCCGACCGCGCTGCCTTCCACTCTCCTCCTCCCCCGCCGACGCGGCACCAGAAGCACCCGGCCCGACGGCAGGGGACGCGCGGGTCGGCGCGGAGCCGCCGACCCGCGGGGAGTCGCGGACGGCTCTCGCCGTCAGGACCGCTCGACGGCGTCCGCCGGGACGCCCAGCCGGACGGGGAGCTCGGCCGGACGGTCCGCGCTCCGGCTCCGGTCCGCCGCGCGGGTGCGCCGCACGTCCGCCCGGCGGTTGCGCCACTCCCGCACGGAGCTGTGCAGCCGCTGAACGGCGACGAAGCTGGCCATCCGGTTCGCCAGCGTCAGCCGGTACTTCACCCGGAGCACGACGCCCAGCCGGGCGAGCTGCTCGGTGCCGATCGCGCCCAGCAGCCGCGACACGTGCTGCTGGTAGGCGCTGCGGTACGCCGCGTCGCCGTCCGGCACCGACCAGAACAGCATCGGGATCTCCTCGACGAGCGAGTTCCGGTCGTAGGACTGCAGGTGGGCCGCGAACTCCGGCTCGGGCCGGGCGATCAGCCAGGCGCGGACGAGTTCCATCGACCGGATCCGGTCGATCAGCCCCCGCGGGTCGGTCCGCTGCTGCGTGATGGACTTGTCGCCGCCCTCACGGACCCGCCAGTGGTAGACGTGGTCGGCGAGGACGTCCACCCGCGCGGCCAGGTAGTGGTGCGGGACGCTGACCGGGGCGTCCTCGTACAGGATGCCCTCCGGGTAAGTCAGGCCCGCGCGGTCGAAGAAGCTGCGCCGGTAGACCTTGTTCCACGCGGTGCGGTCGGTGACGAGCGCGGGCAGCTCGGTGACATGGGTCCGCAGCCTGGTCTCCTTGAACGGCCTGACGTGCGCGTGGGACTGCTCGTACCCGGTGGAGCGCAACCGCAGCGCGTTGCCGGCGACGAAGTCCGACCCGCTCTCCTCCAGCGTACGGACCATCAGCTCGTAGGCCCCGGGCGGCAGGGTGTCGTCGCTGTCCACGAAGGCCAGGAACTCCGTGCCGTCGGCGAGGTGCCGCCAGCCGGTGTTGCGGGCCGCGCCGAGCCCCTTGTTCTCCTGCCGGACGAGCCGGAAGCGCGGGTCCTGGGCCGCGAACGCCTCGGCGATCGCGGCGCTGGAGTCCGTCGATCCGTCGTCGACCATCACGCACTCCAGGTCGCCGAAGGTCTGTGCGGCGATGGACTCCAGGCACTCCTGGAGGTAGCGCTCGACGTTGTAGATCGGTACCACGACGGAGATCCGGGGAGCCATCGGCGGCCGGTGCCTTTCCTCGGGGGCGGACGAGCGCCCGGTGCTCGGTCACCGGGAGTGACCGCTCACAGCGTGGCCGGACAAGGTGAAGCCCCGCCCTGCCCCGGGCCAACGGCCGGTGGCGCTCCGGCGGCCAAGTCCCCGCCGGCCCGCTCCCGCCGGGAACACCCGTGCCACCGGCCGGGAAAGGCAGGGCAGGGCGACAGGCAGCGACGGGCGGCGGCACACAGCGCGGGGGCGCGGGGCGGGTGCACGGGGCGGCAGCGCGCGGCCCGAGGAACGACAATGGGGCCATGGGGCCGGAGCTGGAACCGGGTCTCGGCGATGTCAGCGCGCCCGCGCGGCTCGCCGACCCGGGTGAGGGCATCTCCCGCGAGGAACTCGCCCTCGCGACGCGCAACCACGGCCTGCCGCTGGAGGCGCTCCGCTACGACGTCACCCCGCCGGGGCTGCACTACGTGCTCACCCACTACGACATCCCGGAGACGGACGCCGCACGATGGCGGCTCCGGGTCGGCGGCCTGGTCCGCGAACCGCTCTCCCTCGACCTCGACGCGCTGCGGTCCCTCCCGGCCCTGACCGTGCGCGTCACCATGGAGTGCGCCGGCAACGGCCGGGCCCTGCTGTCCCCGCGGCCCGTCAGCCAGCCCTGGCTGGTCGAGGCGGTCGGCACCGCGGACTGGACGGGCGTGCCGCTGCGGAGCCTGCTCGCGGCCGCCGAGGTCGGGGCGGAGGCGGTCGAAGCCGTGTTCACCGGCTCGGACCACGGCATCGAACGCGGCGTCGAGCAGGACTACCGGCGCAGCCTGCCGCTCGGCGTCGCGACCGGCGCCGACCCGCCGGTGCTGGTCGCCTACGCCATGAACGGCGGCCCGCTGCCCCCGCAGCACGGCCACCCCCTGCGGCTGGTGGTTCCCGGCTGGTACGGCATGGCGCACGTGAAGTGGCTCCGGGAGATCACTCTCACCGACAGCCCGTTCACGGGTTTCCAGCAGGCGCAGGCCTACCGGCTGCGGCAGACGGCGGCGGACCCGGGCGAGCCCGTCACCAGGATCGCACCGCGCGCGCTGCTGACGCCGCCCGGCTTCCCGGACTTCATGTCGCGGACCCGTGTGGTGCGCCCGGGCCCGGTCCGGGTGGCGGGCCGTGCCTGGTCGGGCCACGGCCCGGTGACAGCGGTGGAGGTCAGTGCGGACGGCGGGCGCACCTGGTCGGACGCCGTGCTCGGCACCTCCGACGGCGACCACCCGTGGGCCTGGCGGCGGTGGCACCACGTCTGGACGGCTGTGCCCGGCCGCCATCTCCTCACCGCCCGCGCCACCGACGCGCAGGGCGGCACCCAGCCGCTGGACCAGCCCTGGAACCGCGGCGGGTTCGCCAACAACCTGGTCCAGCGGGTCGCCGTCGTGTGTGTCGACGACGCGGGCCCGGCCTGAGCAGCCGAGCGCGGGCACCCCGGACGGTCGGCCCGTCCACGAACCACCCGGGGCCTGGGCGGCAGGCATCGTCTCCGTCCCGCGGGGAACACGGGAGGCGTCCGCCCGGGGTTGGCGGCAGGAGGAGGCCTCGGATGAGGATCGACCCGGTGGTGTGGTGGTGTGTGGCAGGGCTGCTGGTGGCGGCCACCGCCGTGGTGGTGGTCCGGCTGTGGATCCGGCTGGTCCGGGCCCGCCGGCTGGTCGGCTCCGCCGGGCTTCCGCTCTCCACGCGGATGGGCTTCTGGGCAGCGGTGGCCTACGTCGTGATGCCGTTCGACCTGCTGCCGGACCCGATCCTGCTGGACGACATCGGTGTCCTGCTGCTGGCCCTGCGCGCCCTGGACAAGGCTGCCGCCAGGGCCGGTGTCGCCCCTCGCGCCACCACCGGCCCTGAGCGCGCCGGCACCGGCGCCCCCGGTCCTGCTCCCGGCCGTCAGTCCTCGATCGCGGCAAGGTCGATGCGCCAGTCGTTGCTGCGCATCCAGCTGCCCGGCGGGAACTCGAAGGCGCACTCCCCGACCAGGGTGAAGCCGGCCGCGCGGCAGACCGCGTTCGACGCGGGGTTGTCCACCGACGGGAAGGCGTGCAGGTGACGGTGCCGGCCCTCGGCCCTGGCCCGCCGGAGTGCAGCCGCCACGGCGACGGCCGCGATGCCCCGCCCCTGGAACGGAGGCAGCACGTTCCAGCCCATCTCGTACACCGTCTCCTGCTGCCAGACGCGTTCGCCGTATCCGACGGTGCCGACCGCCGTGCGGTCGGGCAGCAGCGCGATGCTGAACATGCACCCCTTGCCCGCCGGGACGAAGTCCAGGTAGCGGCGGTGCCGGTGGAGCAACTGCTCCTCGGTCTCCGGGCCGCCCACGTGCTTCTTCATCACCGGGGTGTTCACGCGGCGCAGCAGTCCGAGGTCGCCCTCGGTCCACGGCTCGATCCGTACGTCCGCCCCGCTCACCCGATCGGCCATCGCCCGCCCTCTCCCTCGCCCTCGCCTCTCGCCGTACGGCGCCCCTGGCCGACGACGACGCCAGGGCACCCCACGACACCCCGGGACACCCGGTCCGCCCGGTCCGCCGCACCGGCGCCCGGCGCGGCCGATGGGCAGGACCCTAGTCGGTGCCGCCGGCGGGGACAGGTGAATATCGTGGCCGATCGGGAGGCCTGCGGCGGCGCGGACTCAGGCCTTCAGAGCGGCCGCGGTGATCGCGCGGTTCTTGAGCGGGCTGGAGTACACGACGGTGGTGGTCACGGAGCCGAGTCCGGCGATCCGGCCGGTGGTCTGCTCCAGGTGCCGCATCGAGCGGGCGACGACCTTGAGGATGAAGCAGTCGTCGCCGGTCACGTGGTGGGCCTCGATGATCTCCGGCGTCGTCGCGACGAGGTCGTGGAAGGGCTTGTAGTTGCCGGTGGGATAGCGGAGCCGGACGAACGCGAGGATGTCGAGTCCGAGGCGCTCGGGGTCGACGACGGCCGCGTAGCCGGCGATCACGCCGCTCTCCTCCAGCCGCCGAACGCGTTCGGTGACGGCACTGGCGGACATCGAGACGGCACGAGCGAGCTCGGCGTAGCTGGCCCGGCCGTCGCGCTGGAGGGCCTCCAGGATGCGCATGTCGACGTCGTCCGTGGAATGAGCGGTCATGGCAGATGAATACCGGGGAATCACCGGCCGATCAAGTCCCTGGGCGGCGTTCGTCGGTTCTCCTGCCGGCCGCCGCGTCATAGCGTTACGGGCATGACGATCACCGACACCAGCGCGGCGCTCAGCACGCCGCCCGCGGCCCCGGCCGAGGCCGTTGCCTTCTTCACGGCGCGACTGACCTTCCAGGCGGACGTCTCCGACGTGCACGCGTCCCTCGGCTCCGGCCGCCCCGGGTTCGTCCTGCTCGACTCCCGCGGGGCAGCGGGCTGGCAGCAGGGGCACATTCCGGGTGCGCTGCACCTGCCCACCGCGGACATCGCCGCCCGGGCTGCCGACCTGCTGGACCCTGCCGTCCCGGTCATCACCTACTGCTGGGGCCCGGGCTGCGACGGGGCGACCCGCTCCGCACTGGCCCTGGCCCTGCTCGGCTACCGCGTCAAGGAGATGATCGGCGGCATCGAGTACTGGATCCGCGAGGGCTTCCCGCTGGAGACGGCGGCCGGTGTGCAGCAGCGCCCGGCGGACCCGCTGACCGCACCGATCGGCTCGATCACCTGCGCCTGCTGACGCACCCGGGGCCTTCCGGGCGGCTCCGGAAGGCCCCGCGCCTCCCGACGCCCGCTCAGCCCGGCAGCGGGCGGGCCTCGTCGGCGAGGACCGGCGCCAGGCCGAAGGCGGCGAACAGCTCCTGGTCCTGGAAGACGGTGGTGCGGGTGATCATTCCTCGGGCGACGGTGAAGACCTGGATGGTGTGCATACGGTGGACGCCGTCGGGCCCGCACAGGTAGGCGGCGACCGCCGGCTGGCCGTTGGCACCGATCGGGACCATCCGCCAGTCGGTGCCGCGCAGGCGGAAGGCCCGCTGCAGGAAGCCGACGTAGTCGTCGGGGCCGACGTACCAGTTGAGGAACGGCGGCATCTCCAGCACCACGTCCTCGGCGAGCAGCGTCCGCAGCGTCTCCAGGTCCGCGTTCCGGAAGGCCGCGACGTAGCGGTCCAGCAGCGCCCGCTCCTCACGGCCGGCGGGCTCGCGGACCTCGTCCTCGCGCAGCCCCGTCGCGGCGAGGCGCGCCCTGGCCCGCTGCAGTGCGCTGTTGACGGCCGCCGGGGTCATCTCCAGTGCCCGGGCCGCCTCGGCCACCGGCCAGTCGAGCACCTCGCGCAGCACGAGGACGGCGCGCTGCCGGGCGGGCAGGTACTGGAGTGCGGCCACCAGGGCCAGCCGCAGGCCGTCCGCGGCCCCCGGTTCGCCCTCGGGATGGGGGAAGGGCTGCAGCCAGGGCACCCCCTCGCCCCTGACGAGCGGCGCGTCGGGATCGCCGTCCGGGCCGGCGCCCAGCCCGGAGGGCAGCGGCCGCCTGGCCCGCTGTTCCAGCGCGGACAGGCAGACGTTGGTGGCGATCCGGTACAGCCAGGTGCGCACCGACGCACGGGCCGGGTCGTACCCGTCCCAGGCGCGCCAGGCGCGCAGCCAGGTCTCCTGGAGCAGGTCCTCCGCGTCGTGGACGGAGCCCAGCATGCGGTAGCAGTACGCGAGCAGCTCCCGCCGCACGGGCTCGGTGCGGGTCGCGAAATCCTCGCCGGTGGCCATGGTGGCGATCATCTCAGGTGCTCCTGGTGTGCGGGGGCGAACGGCCGCCCCGGCGGCCGGGCCCGACCGTGATGGTCGGGCCGGGCCGTGGTGGTCGGGCCGGGCCGTGGTGGTCGGGCCGGGCCGTGCGGGCGGTGAGACCGTGGCGATCGGCCGGACTCCGGCGGTCCGACCGGACGGCGGTGGTCAGGCCGGGCTGTTGTGGTACGCCGCGACCTGCCAGCCGTCCCCGGCCCGGGTCAGGGTCCAGGTCGCCAGCAGCAGGCGGTCGGCCGGCACGCCCTGCTCCCCTGCCATCACCACGCCGCCCCTGGACACCACCACCACGGTGTCCTCCCCCAGCCGGCGGATGCTCTGCACCTCGTCGACGACGCGGGAGCCCTTGAGCGGGCCGGCGAAGCGGGCGGCCATCCGGTCGCGGAGGACCGTCCGGCCCTCGCCGAACGAACCCGGCGCGACCGAGGTCACGTCCTCGGTGAAGTGGGCGGCGAAGGCGTCGGCGTCGTTGTCGGCCCAGGCCGTGTACAGACCCGCGAGCACGGCCCGGGCGGCCTCCTCCGCGGGGCGGGTCGCGGTGGGCGCCGCGCTGCCGCGGTACGTGTCGGTGCTGTTCATGTCGGTCCTCCCGGTGCGGTCGCCCGTCGGCCGGGCGGCCGACGGTTCACCGGTACATACCGACGGGGAGGGCCCGCGTCATCGGCCTCGGCCGAACGTGTCGCACCTCTTCCGAGGCCCCTGCGATCCGGGTGCCCGGCGGGGCGGGCCGCCGGGCACCGGCCGGGCGGTGTCAGACGGCCTGGACGGCGGCGAACCGCTGCGCCACGTCCGTCCAGTCGACGACGTCCCACAGGCGGGTGACGTAGTCGGGGCGGACGTTCCTGTACTGCAGGTAGTAGGCGTGCTCCCAAGCGTCGAAGGCGAGCAGCGGGGTGGTGCCCTGGCCGACGTTGCCGTGGTGGTCGTAGACCTGTTCGACGATCAGGCGCCGGCCGAGCGGCTCCCAGGAGAGGATGCCCCAGCCGGAGCCCTGGACGCCGACGGTGGCGGCGGTGAGCTGCTTCCTGAAGGCCTCGAAGCCGCCGAAGTGCTCCTCGATCGCGTCGCCGAGGGCGCCGTCGGGGCGGTCGCCGCCGTCCGGGGAGAGGTTCTCCCAGAAGAGCGAGTGCAGGACGTGGCCGGACAGGTGGAAGGCCAGGGTCTTCTGCAGGCCCACCAGGCTGCCGAATTGCTCCTCGGCGCGGGCCTCGGCGAGCTGTTCCAGAGTCGTGTTGGCCCCGTTCACGTAGGCCAGGTGGTGCTTGGAGTGGTGCAGCTCCAGGATCTCGGCCGACATGGCCCGCTCGAGTGCGGAGTAGTCGTACGGCAGGTCGGGAAGTACGTAGGCGCCCATCCGGGACACGGCCCCTTTCGAAGATGACGATCATGCCGGGGCAACACTATTGCACATCACTTGCAACTGCGATGGAGATGCTTCAGCATGTTCTGTGTGGGGCCGGGGCATCGGCCTTCCGGACGGCACGCCCTCGCGGGCTCCCGTCCTTCCGACCGACGATCGTCTTCCCAACCGGCGCCCGCCGGGACGTGCGCGCCGGCCCCGCGCAGACCCCGTGCCAGGACCGGTGACCGGGCGACCGGCGCCGGGCGTTCGTGCCGTCCGCCCGCTCAGGGCGCCTCGTGCGCGGACACCAGCGGACGGGCCGCGTCCGGCTCCGGCGCCGCACGCTCCCCGGCACGGGTCGCGCCCACACCGGCCGCCACCACGAGGGCGACGCCCGCGGCCGCGAGCGGGGCGGGGACTTGGCCGAGGATCAGCAGACCCATGACCAGCGCGATCGCGGGCTCCAGACTCATCAGGGTGCCGAAGGCGGAGCTGGTCATCCGGCGCAGGGCGAGGAACTCCAGACTGAACGGCAGCACGATGCTCAGCGCCGCGAGCCCCAGCATGGCGGCGAGCAGCGGCCAGGTCACCCGCCCCAGGCCGGCGGGCGCGGCCACCAGCACGCCGAGGACACCGGCCACCGGGATGGAGACGGCCAGGCCGTTCAGCCCGGTGACCCGGTCGCCCACCCGCTGCGTGAGCAGGATGTACGCGGCCCAGCAGGCAGCGGCGGCCAGCGCGAAGACCAGTCCCACCGGATCGACACCGCCGTGCCAGGGCTCGGTGAGCAGCACCACCCCGGCGGCCGCCAGCCCCGTCCAACGCCTGCGCCCGCCGCCGGCCCCCACAACGAGACGCCCAGCGGCCCGAGGAACTCCAGCGCGCTCGCGGTGCCGAGCGGCAGGCGCGCGATGGCGAGCATGAAGAACAGCATCAGGCCGGCGGTCACGCCACCCAGCAGGACGCACGCCGACAGGTCCCGCCGGGCGAAGTCGCGGGGCCGCGGCCGGACGAGGACCAGCAGCAGGACCCCGGCCCAGGCCAGGCGCAGACCGGCCGTGCCCAGCGCACCGAGGCGGTCGAACAGCGGCACCGACAGGGCCAGCCCCAACTGCACGCTGAGCATCGATCCGACGGCCATCAGGGCCCCGGCCTCGGCCCCGCGCGGGCGGCGGGCGGCCCGGGCGCGGGCGCGGAAGGGAGTGTGCGGCGAGCTCATGCCGTCCAGTAGACGTCTCCGGGTTCGTTCACGTCCACGTGTCGATCATGGATGATCCGTTCGGGAATCCTGAACAATGGGGCGATGGAGACCCGACGACTGCACCTGCTGGTGGAACTGTCCCGACTGGGGTCGATGCGCGCGGTCGCCGACGTGGTGGGCGCCACCACGTCGACGGTGTCGCAGCAGATCGCCGCGCTCGCGCGCGAGATGGGCACCGCCCTGATCGAGCCGGACGGGCGCCGGGTCCGGCTCACGCCGGCGGGCCGCCGGCTGGCCGAGCACGCCGTGACGATCCTCGCCGAGGTCGAGGCGGCGCATCTCGACCTCGGCCCGGGCGCGGAGCCGAACGGCACCCTGCGGATCGCGGGGTTCGCCACCGCCATCCGCGCGCACCTGCTGCCGATCGTCGCGGGGCTCGCCGTCAGCCATCCCCGGGTGAGCGTGCTGATCCGCGAGCACGAGCCCGCCGAGGCACTGGCGCTGCTGGCCACCGACGAGGCGGACCTGGCCCTCACCTACGACTACACCCTGGCGCCGGCCGCCACCGACCCCACCGTGCACACGACCCCGCTGTGGACCGCGCGGTGGGGGCTGGGCATTCCGGCGCAGGCCGACGCCGGCCCGGGGCCGGCCTCGGAGGTCTTCGCCCGGTTCGCCGGGCAGGACTGGATCGTCAACTCCCGCAACACCGCGGACGAGACCGTCGTCCGGGCCCTGGGCTCGATGGCGGGCTTCACGCCCCGCGTCACGCACCGCGCGGACAGTCTCGACCTCGTCCAGGACATGATCACCGCCGGTCTCGGCGTGGGCCTGCTGCCGCTCGGCAGCGCCACGCACCCCGGGGTGCGGACCGTCCCGCTCACCGCCCCCGACGTGGTCCTGCGCGCCTACGCCGCAGCCCGCCACGGCCGCCTGAACTGGCCACCCCTCACCCTGGTCACAACCCTCCTCACCCGCCAGGCCCCCTGAGGCCGGCCCTCCGCCCGATCCCCAAGGCATCAACAGCCGGGCCCACCCGGCACGTACGGCGCTACGCTGCGGCCATGATCTTCTCCTTGGCATCAGGCATCTAGGATTGCCGGACGGTCCGTCAGGCGGCCGATCCGCCCGAGGCACGAGAGAGCTCCCATGGCGACCGTCCAGCACACCACCATCACGCCGACCAAGCTGGAGCTCCTCACCGCGTGGCTGCCTGCGCAGCCCTGGTACTCGGGCCACGCCGGGGCGCCGGAGCTGGTCAAGGCCGGCGGCTTCCGGCTGGACGACCCGGAGGGCGAGGTCGGGATCGAGTTCCTGGTGGTCGTGGACACCGCCGCCCCCGAGCACGTGGCCTACCTGGCGCCGATGGGCTACCGCGGCGCCGCGTACGACGGCGCGTCCCGTGCGGCACTGATCGGCACCTGCGAGCACGGCGAGCTCGGCACCCGGTGGATCTACGACGGCGTCCACGATCCCGTGGTGACGGCACAGTTGCGGGCGCTGCTGCGCGGCGAGGCGGTGCCGCAGCACCAGAACCAGAGCGACACCCCCGACCTCACCGTCCAGGTCCACGGCGCCGGCCTCCACGCGGGCGACGTCCGGATCCGGCGCGTCCTGCAGCCGGCGCAGGCCGACGGGACGACCCCCGTGCGCCTCGTCGCGGGCTGGACCTGGCCGGACGGGACTCCCGCGCGTGGGGTCTTCGCAACCGCCGTCCAGGAGCAGCCCGGCCGCGGCTGACGGGCAGAGCCGGGTCAGTCCGCCCGCCGGACACCGATCTCGCGCAGGAAGTCCACGAGGATCCGGGTGAATCCCTGCGGCTGCTCCATCGTCGTGTAGTGGCCGGCGCCGTCCAGCGACGCGGTGCGGCCGTCGGGGACGATGTCCATCAGGGCGGTGACGGTGTCGAGCAGCGCAGGCACCTCGAAGGCACCGTTGACGGCCAGCACGGGGACGGCGATGCCCCTGGCGCGGGAGGCCAGGTCCTCGACCGGCACGCGGTGGTCCGGCTCGTCCGGGGTGTGCTTCATCAGGGTGTTCAGGGCCATCGCACGGACCTGCGCCACGACCGCCGGGTCGACCTCGTCGACGCCGCGCTCCGGCCCGGCGATCCACTCGACGAAACCGTCGAGGTAGCCGTGGACATCTCCGCCGGCCATCGCCGCACCCTGCCGCCCGGCGACGGCGGCCGACCAGGGGTCGGTGAGGTCCGGCTCGCCCAGACCCCGGCCGCTGACGACCAGGGCGCGCACCAGCTCCGGGTGGGCGACGGCCGTGTCGATGCCGATCAGCGCACCCATCGAGACGCCCACCAGCACGACCTGACGCAGCCCCAGGTGCCGCAGCAGGTCCGCGAGGTCGTCGGCCTGCCGGAACGGCCCGCTCGCGTTGGCGGAACGGCCGTGGCCTCGGGCGTCGGGCGCGATCACCCGGTGGCCGAGGGCGGTCAGGCCCGGAATCAGGTTGTCGAACTGCGTGCTGTCCACGAACACGCTGTGCAGGAGCACCAGCACCTCGCCGTCGCGTGGCCCCTCGTCGCGGTAGGCGAGCAGGCCGTCGGTGGACCGGAAGGTCTCGAACGCAATCTCCATCATGACAACCAAGGTGTCATGACGGAGCGAGAATGGCAACCCGGTTGTCATGTGGTGTGAGACAGTGGTGCCGTGACCGAACCGGCCCCCGAACCCCTCTCCCCCGACCTGCTGCCCGGACGCCTGATGGAAGTCTTCGCGCTCGTCGGCCCGCTCTACCGCCGCGTCCAGCGCCGCATCGAACTCGACGCCGCCCAGGGCGTCTCCGTGGGCGTGCGCGCCGTCCTGGACCTGCTCCGCGAGAACGGCCCGATGACCGTCCCGCAGATGGGCCGGGCCCAGTCACTGAGCCGCCAGTTCGTCCAGCGCATGGTCAACGACGCCGCGGAGCGCCACCTCGTCGAGAGCATCCCCAACCCCGCGCACCGACGCTCCTCGCTGATCCGGCTGACCGACGACGGCCGCGCGGCGATCACCGTTATCACCACCCGCGAGCACACCCTGCTCCGCCGGGCCGGCGGCGACCTCACCGACGCCGACATCACCGCCTGCGTGCACGTCCTGGCCCGGATGCTGGAACTCTTCGACGACGTCGACCTCACCGACGCCGAACCGCCCTGTTAGCGGACCAGGGGGTGTCAACCCTCCCGGGGCGGAGCGGCCTTGTCGGCGGTCGGGGGCCAGGGCCGCTCACCGGTCTCGCAGTGGTAGCACCGGGCGACGCGGTCGTCGTGGTTGTACCACTCGTGCGCCCCGCAGTCCTGCGTGCCCTTGCCGAGGATGCCCCGATCCACGAGGCACCAGGGCAGGAGCGTGCGCATACGCGTGCGCCACCGGTACCGGCCTGTCCCGCTCACCCCCGGAGGCTACCGGAGCCCGGGGGCCGGAGGGCCGGAGGGCCGGGCCTCCCGGGTCGACGGTCCGGGCAGCACCACCACCGGCGCCCCGCCGACCCGCCGACCCGCCGATCCACCGCTCGCCGCTCGCCGCTCGCCGTTCGCCCGTCAGGCGCTCGCGAACACCCCTGACGGGAAGGCGCCGTTGGCCAGGGCGGTGGAGGTGAGCCGGCCGCCGATTTCGGTGAGCCGCTGGACGCCGTCCGCACCGATCGCCTCGTACGGGGCCCGCGCCAGCCGGTCGGTCCGGTCCTCGACCGCGCGTCGCAGGTCGCGGCCG
The Kitasatospora paranensis genome window above contains:
- a CDS encoding glycosyltransferase family 2 protein: MAPRISVVVPIYNVERYLQECLESIAAQTFGDLECVMVDDGSTDSSAAIAEAFAAQDPRFRLVRQENKGLGAARNTGWRHLADGTEFLAFVDSDDTLPPGAYELMVRTLEESGSDFVAGNALRLRSTGYEQSHAHVRPFKETRLRTHVTELPALVTDRTAWNKVYRRSFFDRAGLTYPEGILYEDAPVSVPHHYLAARVDVLADHVYHWRVREGGDKSITQQRTDPRGLIDRIRSMELVRAWLIARPEPEFAAHLQSYDRNSLVEEIPMLFWSVPDGDAAYRSAYQQHVSRLLGAIGTEQLARLGVVLRVKYRLTLANRMASFVAVQRLHSSVREWRNRRADVRRTRAADRSRSADRPAELPVRLGVPADAVERS
- a CDS encoding sulfite oxidase: MGPELEPGLGDVSAPARLADPGEGISREELALATRNHGLPLEALRYDVTPPGLHYVLTHYDIPETDAARWRLRVGGLVREPLSLDLDALRSLPALTVRVTMECAGNGRALLSPRPVSQPWLVEAVGTADWTGVPLRSLLAAAEVGAEAVEAVFTGSDHGIERGVEQDYRRSLPLGVATGADPPVLVAYAMNGGPLPPQHGHPLRLVVPGWYGMAHVKWLREITLTDSPFTGFQQAQAYRLRQTAADPGEPVTRIAPRALLTPPGFPDFMSRTRVVRPGPVRVAGRAWSGHGPVTAVEVSADGGRTWSDAVLGTSDGDHPWAWRRWHHVWTAVPGRHLLTARATDAQGGTQPLDQPWNRGGFANNLVQRVAVVCVDDAGPA
- a CDS encoding GNAT family N-acetyltransferase, which gives rise to MADRVSGADVRIEPWTEGDLGLLRRVNTPVMKKHVGGPETEEQLLHRHRRYLDFVPAGKGCMFSIALLPDRTAVGTVGYGERVWQQETVYEMGWNVLPPFQGRGIAAVAVAAALRRARAEGRHRHLHAFPSVDNPASNAVCRAAGFTLVGECAFEFPPGSWMRSNDWRIDLAAIED
- a CDS encoding Lrp/AsnC family transcriptional regulator: MTAHSTDDVDMRILEALQRDGRASYAELARAVSMSASAVTERVRRLEESGVIAGYAAVVDPERLGLDILAFVRLRYPTGNYKPFHDLVATTPEIIEAHHVTGDDCFILKVVARSMRHLEQTTGRIAGLGSVTTTVVYSSPLKNRAITAAALKA
- a CDS encoding rhodanese-like domain-containing protein — translated: MTITDTSAALSTPPAAPAEAVAFFTARLTFQADVSDVHASLGSGRPGFVLLDSRGAAGWQQGHIPGALHLPTADIAARAADLLDPAVPVITYCWGPGCDGATRSALALALLGYRVKEMIGGIEYWIREGFPLETAAGVQQRPADPLTAPIGSITCAC
- a CDS encoding RNA polymerase subunit sigma-70 — its product is MIATMATGEDFATRTEPVRRELLAYCYRMLGSVHDAEDLLQETWLRAWRAWDGYDPARASVRTWLYRIATNVCLSALEQRARRPLPSGLGAGPDGDPDAPLVRGEGVPWLQPFPHPEGEPGAADGLRLALVAALQYLPARQRAVLVLREVLDWPVAEAARALEMTPAAVNSALQRARARLAATGLREDEVREPAGREERALLDRYVAAFRNADLETLRTLLAEDVVLEMPPFLNWYVGPDDYVGFLQRAFRLRGTDWRMVPIGANGQPAVAAYLCGPDGVHRMHTIQVFTVARGMITRTTVFQDQELFAAFGLAPVLADEARPLPG
- a CDS encoding SgcJ/EcaC family oxidoreductase; its protein translation is MNSTDTYRGSAAPTATRPAEEAARAVLAGLYTAWADNDADAFAAHFTEDVTSVAPGSFGEGRTVLRDRMAARFAGPLKGSRVVDEVQSIRRLGEDTVVVVSRGGVVMAGEQGVPADRLLLATWTLTRAGDGWQVAAYHNSPA
- a CDS encoding superoxide dismutase, with product MGAYVLPDLPYDYSALERAMSAEILELHHSKHHLAYVNGANTTLEQLAEARAEEQFGSLVGLQKTLAFHLSGHVLHSLFWENLSPDGGDRPDGALGDAIEEHFGGFEAFRKQLTAATVGVQGSGWGILSWEPLGRRLIVEQVYDHHGNVGQGTTPLLAFDAWEHAYYLQYRNVRPDYVTRLWDVVDWTDVAQRFAAVQAV
- a CDS encoding EamA family transporter, with product MGLVFALAAAACWAAYILLTQRVGDRVTGLNGLAVSIPVAGVLGVLVAAPAGLGRVTWPLLAAMLGLAALSIVLPFSLEFLALRRMTSSAFGTLMSLEPAIALVMGLLILGQVPAPLAAAGVALVVAAGVGATRAGERAAPEPDAARPLVSAHEAP